In Euphorbia lathyris chromosome 10, ddEupLath1.1, whole genome shotgun sequence, a single genomic region encodes these proteins:
- the LOC136208473 gene encoding V-type proton ATPase subunit D-like yields the protein MSGQSQRLNVVPTVTMLAVVKARLVGATRGHALLKKKSDALTVQFRQILKKIVSTKESMGEIMKTSSFALTEAKYVAGDNIKHVVLENVQNASLKVRSRQENVAGVKLPKFEYFTESDTRNDLTGLARGGQQVQACRAAYVKSIELLVELASLQTSFLTLDEAIKTTNRRVNALENVVKPKLENTISYIKGELDELEREDFFRLKKIQGYKKREIERQLASAKQFAEEQFAEKVSLQKGVSLKSAHNMLSAAMEKDEDIIF from the coding sequence ATGTCAGGCCAAAGTCAACGCTTGAATGTGGTTCCAACTGTTACAATGCTTGCTGTTGTTAAAGCTCGTCTTGTTGGTGCTACAAGAGGTCATGCTCTTCTCAAGAAGAAGAGTGATGCTTTGACTGTGCAGTTCCGTCAAATCCTCAAGAAGATTGTTTCGACAAAAGAATCAATGGGAGAGATTATGAAAACCTCATCATTTGCCCTAACTGAAGCTAAGTATGTTGCTGGTGATAACATCAAGCACGTTGTCCTTGAGAATGTCCAAAATGCCTCACTCAAAGTTCGATCCCGACAAGAGAATGTTGCTGGTGTGAAGCTTCCTAAGTTCGAGTATTTCACTGAAAGTGATACCAGGAATGACCTGACTGGATTGGCTAGAGGTGGCCAACAAGTTCAGGCCTGTCGTGCTGCTTATGTGAAATCAATTGAGCTTCTTGTTGAGCTTGCTTCACTCCAGACATCATTTTTAACACTTGATGAGGCGATAAAGACAACAAATCGCAGGGTTAACGCACTAGAGAATGTTGTGAAGCCCAAATTGGAAAATACAATAAGTTACATCAAGGGAGAGTTGGATGAGCTTGAAAGGGAAGATTTCTTCAGGCTAAAGAAAATCCAAGGGTATAAGAAAAGGGAAATTGAGAGACAACTTGCTTCTGCAAAGCAATTTGCCGAGGAACAGTTTGCAGAGAAAGTCTCTTTGCagaaaggagtttcattaaaaTCAGCACACAACATGCTGTCTGCAGCCATGGAGAAGGACGAGGATATAATTTTCTGA